The following are encoded together in the Vibrio zhugei genome:
- the tnpB gene encoding IS66 family insertion sequence element accessory protein TnpB (TnpB, as the term is used for proteins encoded by IS66 family insertion elements, is considered an accessory protein, since TnpC, encoded by a neighboring gene, is a DDE family transposase.) has translation MKRMMTAPVVYLYREFVDFRKSINGLALLIESDTDLELGSGALFLFTNKQRDKIKVLYWDQTGYALWYKRLEKAKFKWPTQEKNTVLTLTQFDLDRLLSGFTIIGHKSVKIDSFTMG, from the coding sequence ATGAAGCGCATGATGACCGCGCCAGTGGTGTATTTATACCGCGAGTTTGTCGATTTCAGAAAATCTATCAATGGTCTGGCGCTGTTGATTGAATCCGACACCGACCTTGAGCTAGGCTCAGGGGCATTGTTCCTCTTCACCAATAAACAACGCGATAAAATAAAAGTGTTGTATTGGGACCAAACGGGTTATGCGCTCTGGTATAAACGCCTCGAAAAAGCCAAGTTTAAGTGGCCCACGCAAGAGAAAAATACGGTGTTGACCTTAACGCAATTTGACCTCGACAGACTGCTTTCTGGCTTCACAATAATCGGCCATAAATCGGTAAAAATCGACAGTTTTACAATGGGTTAA
- the tnpC gene encoding IS66 family transposase — protein sequence MKKTTPDINPDSQNIAELQAMVKALMSEQEAWQQKESQWQQERQSLIEQFKLALDRQFAKRSEALKPYNEAQGDFFNEVECEAENVDEDVVTTTTTTKRRGKRQPLPKDLPRETVVLDLDEHDKQCPCCQHSLHQIGEDRSEKLEFTPAVLKVIDYVRPKYACRHCEQHSETNPVHQQPVPESIIPKSFATESLLAHIILGKYQYALPLYRQETLFTQSGIDLSRTTMARWVIQVSEKFQPLYQALKTHLLEQVVVHADETPLNVLQEEKRSYMWLYCSGADSPQACLPEMKNIVLYDYQNSRARACPMDFLGDYSGYLQTDGYVAYDGLTQVTNVGCFAHARRKFMEAKKLQGKGKTGKVDIALAKIQKLYALEAHLKPSSAEERWSERQSHAKPILDDLYQWLTTQKVFESSPLGKAIKYTLGQWPKLVRYVDDGHVSIDNNRAERAIKSMVIGRKNWLFANTSRGADASALLYSIIETAKANGLILYDYMVKCMKELAKAEPDIDSLLPWNFSH from the coding sequence ATGAAAAAGACGACCCCCGACATCAATCCAGACAGCCAAAACATCGCGGAACTTCAAGCGATGGTGAAGGCGTTGATGTCTGAGCAAGAAGCTTGGCAGCAAAAAGAATCACAATGGCAACAAGAACGCCAATCCTTGATTGAGCAGTTCAAACTGGCACTTGACCGCCAGTTCGCCAAACGCTCTGAAGCGTTAAAACCGTATAACGAAGCTCAGGGCGACTTCTTTAATGAAGTGGAATGCGAAGCGGAGAACGTCGACGAAGACGTGGTGACCACGACGACCACAACAAAGCGCCGTGGTAAACGCCAGCCATTACCGAAAGACTTACCTCGCGAAACCGTGGTTCTTGACCTGGACGAGCACGATAAACAGTGTCCTTGCTGCCAACATTCTCTGCATCAAATCGGGGAAGACCGTAGCGAGAAACTGGAGTTCACGCCTGCCGTTCTCAAAGTTATCGACTACGTTCGTCCTAAATACGCGTGCCGTCATTGTGAGCAACACAGTGAGACTAACCCAGTTCACCAACAGCCAGTACCCGAAAGCATCATCCCCAAAAGCTTCGCCACAGAAAGCTTGCTGGCCCATATCATCTTAGGTAAATACCAGTACGCCTTGCCGCTGTATCGACAAGAAACCTTGTTCACGCAATCGGGCATCGACTTATCAAGAACCACTATGGCTCGCTGGGTTATCCAAGTGAGCGAGAAGTTCCAACCCTTGTACCAAGCCTTAAAAACGCACTTACTTGAGCAAGTGGTGGTGCATGCTGATGAAACCCCATTGAATGTGCTGCAAGAAGAGAAGCGCAGTTACATGTGGCTTTACTGCTCAGGAGCTGACTCTCCGCAAGCTTGTTTACCGGAGATGAAAAACATCGTCTTGTACGACTATCAAAACAGTCGCGCGAGAGCGTGCCCAATGGACTTCTTGGGCGATTACTCGGGTTACCTGCAAACCGATGGTTATGTGGCGTACGATGGTCTCACTCAAGTGACAAACGTCGGTTGCTTCGCTCATGCTCGCCGTAAGTTCATGGAGGCAAAAAAGCTCCAGGGAAAAGGCAAGACTGGAAAAGTGGATATCGCGCTGGCGAAAATCCAAAAACTTTATGCGCTTGAAGCTCACTTAAAACCGTCGTCAGCCGAAGAGCGTTGGTCAGAGAGACAATCACACGCCAAACCGATATTGGACGACCTGTATCAATGGCTCACGACACAGAAAGTGTTCGAATCCAGCCCACTGGGTAAAGCGATTAAATACACCTTGGGTCAATGGCCAAAGTTGGTGCGTTATGTGGATGATGGGCACGTATCCATCGACAACAATCGAGCAGAGCGTGCGATAAAATCGATGGTCATTGGCCGAAAAAATTGGCTCTTCGCCAACACATCAAGAGGCGCCGATGCTAGCGCATTACTCTATAGCATCATCGAGACGGCTAAAGCCAATGGACTCATTCTCTACGATTACATGGTCAAGTGCATGAAAGAGCTGGCGAAAGCAGAGCCCGACATTGACTCACTTCTTCCGTGGAACTTCTCACACTAA
- a CDS encoding GNAT family N-acetyltransferase, translated as MSICYELVTQEDQPSILALGESVNEEFVIPYLSLDGQEAMRNARKVDIEQATNTDIYTSIKAVKNGVIVGYVAWRQENYIAQLYVSAKNQNQGIGRGLINQMKKYSGASSIELKASVNAVGFYKRLGFRSVDTEQVKNGIRYVPMALKL; from the coding sequence ATGAGTATTTGCTATGAACTTGTAACTCAGGAAGATCAGCCGTCAATTTTAGCTTTAGGCGAATCTGTTAACGAAGAGTTTGTGATTCCCTATCTGAGCCTAGACGGCCAGGAAGCGATGCGAAATGCTCGTAAAGTTGATATTGAGCAGGCTACAAATACCGATATCTACACATCAATTAAAGCAGTTAAAAACGGTGTAATAGTCGGTTATGTTGCTTGGAGACAAGAAAACTATATTGCACAGTTATATGTCAGTGCAAAGAATCAGAATCAAGGGATTGGTAGAGGCTTGATTAACCAAATGAAAAAATATAGTGGGGCTTCGAGCATTGAATTAAAAGCGTCAGTTAACGCTGTAGGATTCTATAAGCGGCTAGGTTTTCGGTCCGTGGATACTGAGCAAGTTAAAAATGGCATTCGTTATGTGCCGATGGCCTTAAAGCTGTGA
- a CDS encoding site-2 protease family protein, whose amino-acid sequence MRILIGLVLGFVLVMPLIVLLHELGHATPQLLTGHAVEIRLGSGSNAKEFQVGKLKLLITPLSMNVGFVSIERDVSKNLQVVSLLMGPVVSLILCIGLYLLRRYELPYLAQYLVDFGLYFLLFQFLFTSIPIYYPSYFGAYEGMPSDGRQVLELFGVMKGQGA is encoded by the coding sequence GTGAGAATTTTAATTGGTCTAGTTTTGGGATTTGTGTTGGTAATGCCATTGATTGTGCTACTTCATGAGTTAGGGCATGCAACTCCTCAATTATTGACAGGTCATGCGGTAGAAATTCGATTGGGAAGTGGAAGTAATGCTAAGGAATTTCAGGTTGGTAAATTAAAGCTCCTAATCACACCTTTGTCGATGAATGTTGGCTTTGTTTCAATAGAAAGAGATGTAAGCAAAAATTTACAAGTTGTTTCGTTGTTAATGGGTCCTGTTGTATCTCTAATTTTATGTATCGGCTTATATCTGCTTAGGCGCTATGAATTACCGTACTTAGCTCAATATTTGGTAGATTTTGGGCTGTACTTTTTACTGTTTCAATTTTTATTTACATCAATACCAATATACTATCCAAGCTACTTTGGTGCGTATGAGGGTATGCCCAGTGATGGTAGGCAAGTGCTGGAGTTATTTGGTGTAATGAAAGGTCAAGGGGCATAA
- a CDS encoding MarR family winged helix-turn-helix transcriptional regulator, with product MDYDHVDRLLVQWQHQRPDLDCSPMGVIGRLSRMSRIVDKKLNKTFKNNNLSAVEFDILATLRRVNESMTPTELYQTLMLSSGAMSTRIEQLVKRELIERIASPEDRRSCSVVLTNEGKALIDKVLEEHIINEKATLDPLTDEQREQLASLLRIWLLTNES from the coding sequence ATGGATTACGATCATGTAGACCGGTTGTTGGTACAGTGGCAACATCAGCGACCAGATCTAGACTGCTCACCGATGGGGGTCATTGGCCGCTTAAGTCGAATGAGTCGAATTGTGGACAAAAAACTAAACAAGACATTTAAAAATAATAACTTAAGCGCGGTGGAGTTCGATATTCTAGCCACATTGAGACGTGTTAACGAATCGATGACCCCCACCGAACTGTATCAGACACTGATGCTATCCTCCGGTGCAATGAGTACGCGTATTGAGCAGTTAGTAAAACGGGAGTTGATTGAACGTATCGCAAGCCCAGAAGACAGAAGAAGCTGTAGTGTCGTACTAACAAATGAAGGTAAAGCGTTGATAGATAAAGTTCTTGAGGAGCATATTATCAATGAAAAGGCCACCCTTGACCCACTTACTGACGAACAACGTGAGCAATTAGCCAGCCTACTTAGAATCTGGCTGTTGACCAACGAATCTTAA
- a CDS encoding uracil phosphoribosyltransferase: MSLQGSVHVLPHISELACLHTKIRDKHADVRAFTYFSVQMIRSSMSRHQLVMCISEKCYQKVSAASSAGLDSLMTVHPSVQLITEFIEETMNDEAFMGFGMAGFGDRYIGTYPVQSDE; this comes from the coding sequence ATGAGTCTTCAAGGAAGTGTTCATGTTTTACCTCACATCTCCGAGCTAGCCTGTCTGCATACTAAAATCCGCGATAAGCACGCTGACGTAAGGGCATTCACGTATTTTAGTGTTCAGATGATTCGAAGCAGCATGTCACGACACCAATTGGTGATGTGTATCAGCGAAAAGTGCTATCAAAAGGTTTCTGCGGCGTCTTCCGCAGGGCTGGATAGCTTAATGACCGTACATCCTTCCGTTCAACTGATCACCGAATTTATCGAAGAGACCATGAATGATGAAGCGTTCATGGGATTTGGTATGGCAGGTTTTGGCGATCGTTATATTGGTACATACCCGGTACAAAGTGATGAATAA
- a CDS encoding EamA family transporter — translation MNKYQTLMNVALTAMAPIVWGSTYIVTTELLPADLPLLASVIRALGAGLILLLFCKIRPSGIWWGKIAVLGMLNIGVFFYCLFAAAYYLPGGLAALVMSIQPLIVMGLGAIFFQNKLSVTHIVSAVVGVTGIGVLVLNSAVELNGWGVFIGLIGTCSMAMGILLTKHWGRPKGMSLLAFTGWQLTLGGLVLLPIALWHEDFPQTLTALNITGYAYLSLIGGVFGYFVWFRGIERLNPVTTSFLGFLSSVSACLLGYVFLGQSFTQLQLVGSVAIIVSVYVARPKPANNRAR, via the coding sequence ATGAATAAATATCAAACCTTGATGAATGTCGCTCTGACAGCAATGGCGCCCATTGTATGGGGCAGTACTTATATCGTCACAACAGAGTTGCTGCCTGCAGACTTGCCTTTATTAGCTTCTGTTATTCGGGCACTTGGGGCGGGATTGATTTTATTGTTGTTTTGCAAGATTCGGCCAAGTGGTATTTGGTGGGGAAAAATCGCAGTGCTTGGGATGCTTAATATTGGGGTGTTCTTTTATTGCCTGTTCGCAGCTGCCTACTACTTGCCAGGTGGACTTGCAGCTCTGGTTATGTCGATTCAACCGCTCATTGTTATGGGATTGGGGGCGATTTTCTTTCAAAACAAACTCAGCGTAACTCATATCGTCTCTGCCGTAGTGGGGGTTACTGGTATTGGTGTCTTGGTTCTGAACAGCGCGGTCGAACTGAATGGGTGGGGAGTTTTCATCGGTTTAATTGGCACATGCAGTATGGCAATGGGCATTTTACTGACGAAGCATTGGGGACGCCCAAAAGGCATGTCTTTACTTGCTTTTACTGGCTGGCAATTGACGCTGGGTGGTTTGGTGCTGTTGCCGATCGCCCTTTGGCATGAGGATTTCCCTCAAACACTGACGGCTCTCAATATTACTGGTTATGCCTATTTAAGTCTGATCGGTGGGGTATTTGGCTACTTTGTTTGGTTCCGTGGTATTGAAAGGTTAAATCCGGTCACGACGTCGTTTCTTGGTTTTCTCAGTTCAGTCTCCGCCTGTTTGCTGGGGTATGTCTTCCTTGGTCAGTCGTTTACTCAGCTACAACTTGTTGGTTCGGTCGCCATTATTGTCTCGGTATATGTGGCTCGCCCGAAACCAGCAAACAACCGAGCGCGTTAA
- a CDS encoding LysR family transcriptional regulator, whose amino-acid sequence MNIDHLDLNLMKVFYHIYQTQSVRQAAEKLHISQSACSHSLSRLRERLNDELFIRINGHMVATDQAQRLALSVIPALQLLYSGLTTATPFEPDVGEHHFTLSGYDFATWCVMPQLTTYLAQHFPNITVRFVHTQPKIPTQQLESGEIDLALGFDHEEEKSNHIGNAVLLSGQYCIAMDEHHPALQRSSSLQLADFLHYSHVLIAPWSEQRGIVDVTLGKLNKKRRIATTLPGVLSAPYALPGTDYFLAAPQSYIKTLASTLHLSYCQPPISLPDYQIKLYWHKTKEKDPKLRWIMELLLTLFTAHPSVGSKSQNFINKEDV is encoded by the coding sequence ATGAATATTGACCATCTCGATCTCAATTTGATGAAAGTCTTTTACCACATCTATCAAACTCAATCTGTGCGTCAGGCGGCCGAGAAACTTCATATCAGCCAATCGGCGTGTAGTCATAGCCTTAGCCGATTACGAGAACGCCTCAATGATGAGCTCTTTATTCGCATTAACGGTCACATGGTCGCCACAGACCAAGCACAACGCCTTGCGCTATCTGTTATTCCTGCGTTGCAATTGCTCTACAGCGGACTAACCACCGCGACTCCCTTCGAGCCTGACGTGGGAGAACATCATTTTACGCTCTCAGGGTATGACTTTGCGACTTGGTGTGTCATGCCGCAATTGACCACGTATCTGGCTCAACACTTTCCCAATATTACCGTGCGTTTTGTACACACACAGCCGAAAATACCGACCCAACAACTGGAATCTGGCGAGATCGATCTGGCTCTGGGGTTTGATCACGAGGAAGAAAAATCCAACCATATTGGCAATGCGGTGTTACTCAGTGGGCAATATTGCATTGCCATGGATGAACACCATCCGGCTCTACAAAGATCGTCTTCACTGCAACTGGCTGACTTTTTACATTATTCGCACGTGCTCATCGCACCATGGAGCGAACAACGCGGGATTGTGGATGTGACATTAGGCAAACTGAATAAGAAACGCCGCATTGCCACGACATTGCCGGGCGTGCTCAGTGCCCCCTATGCATTACCGGGCACAGATTACTTTCTTGCTGCGCCTCAATCGTATATCAAGACGTTAGCGTCCACACTGCACCTGAGCTATTGCCAGCCCCCCATCAGCCTGCCTGATTATCAAATCAAACTGTATTGGCACAAAACGAAAGAAAAGGATCCCAAATTACGTTGGATAATGGAGTTACTATTGACGCTTTTTACAGCCCATCCCTCTGTTGGCAGCAAGAGTCAGAATTTCATTAACAAAGAGGATGTATAG
- a CDS encoding GNAT family N-acetyltransferase yields the protein MKVRVANIADASTILQLIRELAEFEHALDSVAATEADIIDSVFSENSTAHALICEVEEQAVGFAVYFYNYSTWLGKNGVYLEDLYVTPAYRSSGVGKLLMKTLAQHAVENGCGRFEWSVLDWNQPAIDFYQHIGAQEQSEWRVYRLSGEALTRFATA from the coding sequence ATGAAGGTAAGAGTGGCGAATATCGCCGATGCGAGTACGATTTTGCAGTTAATTCGAGAGTTAGCGGAATTCGAGCATGCTTTAGACAGCGTTGCCGCGACAGAAGCCGATATTATTGACAGCGTGTTTAGTGAAAACTCGACTGCGCATGCGCTGATTTGTGAAGTCGAGGAGCAAGCGGTTGGGTTTGCCGTGTACTTTTACAATTACTCGACCTGGCTTGGCAAGAATGGGGTGTATCTGGAAGATCTGTACGTAACGCCCGCTTATCGTTCATCGGGCGTGGGTAAGTTATTGATGAAAACATTGGCGCAACACGCGGTAGAAAATGGGTGCGGACGCTTTGAGTGGTCAGTATTGGATTGGAACCAGCCAGCCATCGATTTTTATCAGCACATTGGTGCACAAGAGCAGTCAGAATGGCGAGTGTATCGCTTGTCTGGGGAAGCGCTGACCAGATTTGCGACCGCGTGA